The proteins below are encoded in one region of Effusibacillus dendaii:
- the secD gene encoding protein translocase subunit SecD, translating to MKWSKLVTLLLVVAVFAALAGTTTTKLWKGIQLGLDLQGGFDVLYQVQPTATDKVTPEGVIATQQALERRANAFGGSEPNISIEGTDRIRVQLAGIQNQDEAKRILGEPAKLEFRAPDDKTVLLTGADLKSNARYQQDPNTGAAVVAVEFKEPKKFEDVTTKYLGQQVGIFLNDKPLSKPKIETVISTGQAVITGMANPQEATRLAQLLNAGALPYPIKELSSMSVGATLGQAALQKTLYAAVVAFALIFAFMIVVYRLPGLIANIALLMYIYLLLAVFDGLKIVLTLPGLAALVLGVGMAVDVNIIAYERIKDEFRSGKTLLSSVIMGQKRSMRTIIDANTTSLIAGAIMFWFGTGQVRGFAIAHMISILVTFLTAVLLSRWMLQLLIRSNLVKNPWWFGASKKGAAK from the coding sequence ATGAAGTGGAGTAAACTGGTGACGCTTCTGTTGGTGGTGGCGGTCTTTGCGGCATTGGCCGGAACCACAACTACGAAGCTGTGGAAGGGCATTCAACTGGGGTTAGATCTGCAAGGCGGGTTTGACGTTCTTTATCAAGTCCAACCTACTGCCACAGATAAGGTAACTCCAGAAGGGGTGATTGCCACCCAGCAGGCTCTGGAACGAAGAGCAAACGCATTTGGTGGCAGTGAACCCAATATTTCGATTGAAGGAACGGATAGAATTCGGGTGCAATTGGCGGGCATTCAGAATCAGGATGAAGCAAAGCGGATTTTGGGAGAGCCAGCCAAACTGGAGTTCCGTGCCCCGGATGACAAAACCGTTTTGCTTACGGGAGCGGACCTGAAATCAAACGCACGCTATCAGCAGGATCCCAACACGGGAGCGGCGGTGGTTGCGGTTGAGTTTAAAGAACCTAAAAAGTTTGAAGATGTAACAACCAAATATCTGGGTCAGCAAGTGGGTATTTTCCTGAACGACAAGCCGCTGTCCAAACCTAAGATAGAGACTGTTATTTCAACGGGACAAGCAGTGATTACCGGTATGGCAAATCCGCAGGAAGCAACCCGGTTGGCACAACTGTTGAATGCGGGTGCGCTGCCCTATCCGATTAAAGAGCTGTCCTCGATGTCCGTAGGTGCGACGCTCGGACAAGCCGCTTTGCAAAAAACGCTCTACGCGGCAGTTGTTGCGTTTGCCCTGATTTTCGCGTTTATGATTGTGGTTTACCGGTTGCCCGGCTTGATTGCAAACATTGCGTTGTTAATGTACATCTATCTGCTGCTCGCTGTATTTGACGGTCTGAAAATTGTACTGACCCTGCCCGGTCTGGCTGCCCTGGTATTAGGGGTCGGTATGGCAGTCGACGTGAATATTATTGCGTATGAGCGGATCAAGGATGAGTTCCGCTCCGGAAAAACACTGTTGTCAAGCGTCATTATGGGACAGAAACGTTCCATGCGGACGATCATAGATGCAAATACCACCTCACTGATTGCCGGCGCCATTATGTTTTGGTTTGGTACGGGGCAGGTGCGGGGATTTGCGATTGCGCACATGATTTCCATTCTGGTGACATTCTTGACTGCTGTTTTGCTGTCCCGCTGGATGCTGCAGCTTCTGATTCGCTCCAATCTGGTGAAAAATCCCTGGTGGTTTGGGGCAAGTAAAAAGGGGGCGGCAAAATGA
- the secF gene encoding protein translocase subunit SecF: protein MKKFDIVRKRNWFFLISVILLVAGLITMFTRGLNLGTDFQAGTRIQVQLGAGFSSSELTGVFNQVGLSGISITSAGNQGEYAVIRLPQKIAPDQEAKIKAALKSKYPNSQDPEIASVDPIVAKEISQKAFYAVIAASIGIILYMSIRFEYRFAISGVISLLQVVLLVLSIFALLQIEIDLPFIAAILTIVGYSIHDTIVIFDRIREKTNVTKLKTKAQLEDLVNESLWETMNRSINTIVTVIFAAGCLWLLGGQAIRNFSLALLIGLIIGGLSSIFIASQLWVSWRERSLKG, encoded by the coding sequence ATGAAAAAGTTTGATATTGTGCGAAAACGAAATTGGTTTTTCTTGATCTCCGTGATCTTGCTGGTGGCAGGTTTAATTACGATGTTTACGAGGGGATTGAACTTAGGCACCGATTTTCAAGCGGGTACGCGGATACAGGTACAGTTGGGGGCCGGTTTTTCCAGCTCGGAACTGACTGGTGTTTTTAATCAGGTTGGATTGTCCGGAATCTCCATCACCTCGGCGGGCAACCAAGGGGAATATGCAGTGATTCGTTTGCCGCAAAAGATTGCGCCCGATCAGGAAGCGAAGATAAAAGCGGCTTTAAAATCGAAATATCCAAACTCACAGGATCCTGAAATTGCTTCAGTGGACCCGATCGTGGCGAAGGAAATTTCGCAAAAAGCGTTTTACGCGGTGATTGCCGCTTCGATCGGGATTATCCTATATATGTCTATCCGGTTTGAGTACCGATTTGCGATTTCGGGTGTGATTTCGCTGCTGCAGGTAGTGCTTTTGGTTTTATCGATCTTTGCCCTGTTGCAGATTGAGATCGATCTGCCGTTTATCGCGGCTATTCTGACGATTGTTGGGTACAGTATTCATGATACGATTGTCATTTTCGACCGTATTCGCGAGAAAACGAATGTAACCAAATTGAAAACCAAGGCACAGCTTGAAGATCTCGTGAACGAGTCACTGTGGGAAACGATGAACCGTTCCATCAATACGATTGTGACGGTGATATTTGCAGCCGGCTGTCTGTGGCTGTTAGGCGGTCAGGCGATCCGTAATTTCTCGTTGGCTCTGCTGATTGGATTGATTATCGGGGGACTGTCGTCGATTTTTATCGCGTCCCAGCTGTGGGTTAGCTGGCGGGAACGGAGTTTGAAAGGATAA
- the recJ gene encoding single-stranded-DNA-specific exonuclease RecJ, whose translation MKIEKRWLAAESDSTHAEKLAEQLGVSPLIARLLINRGLTDAVAARRFLEPDRLGFYDPYLMKDMDKAVTRIRQAIDQQERIMVYGDYDADGATSTSLMYLALAQQGADVEYYIPDRFEEGYGLNGPALQQAKENGFQLVITVDNGIAAVEEVRLANELGLDLIVTDHHTPPEILPDAYAILNPKQPGCPYPDKMLAGVGVAFKLAQALFGRLPEEYLDLAVIGTVADLAPLVDENRLFAVYGLERINQSPRVGIKALIDVSGLTDKRITAGHIGFSFGPRINAAGRLDSAANAVELLITEEEGRARSLAYFLDKRNQERQEISAQIFEEAVAEVQAHPEWLESRVLVVAKENWNAGVIGIVASRLVEQYYRPVLMISLQAGEGKGSGRSIDGFHLYNAMYQCRDLFDHFGGHKMAAGFSLGEERIGELRDRLNQIAEAVLTPDDLRPKVNVDAEVDLLEVDTDLVASIEKLAPFGFGNPSPKLQLTGLEVERCRAVGQDGAHLQLTVGLGAARLTGIAFRRGEEAALIHRWPRLDLVGGLTINEWNGNRTVQLVIDDWRPNQAQVIDCRHVKDKQTWLNEQAGTKDLTVVCFHKESVAETRRALEQYPWQEPHQQSVLLADGKGVLQPVYTSGKQNGLLSGESDRPLPPVTDFPLSGHIVFYDLPQTLDQYRNVVDLIGGTYCLYLLHGQSDRKWLEQRIRQHLPDRQMFARIYKILQESGACTDEELRRRLQPAYHAAADFVLSVFVELGFAVQEGNTYYVNKESPKRSLEESTLYRERKAGVQSYVDVMRELLDASSDQTTANLMVLLASPQKRSLQA comes from the coding sequence ATGAAGATAGAAAAACGGTGGCTGGCGGCCGAATCCGACTCCACACATGCGGAAAAATTGGCAGAACAACTCGGCGTTTCCCCATTGATCGCGAGGCTTTTGATCAATCGGGGGCTGACAGATGCAGTTGCCGCCCGGCGCTTTTTGGAACCTGACCGATTGGGGTTCTATGATCCCTACTTGATGAAAGATATGGATAAAGCGGTAACGCGCATCCGCCAGGCGATTGATCAACAGGAACGCATCATGGTGTATGGTGATTACGATGCGGATGGAGCCACTTCGACAAGTCTCATGTACTTGGCGCTTGCACAACAGGGCGCAGATGTCGAGTATTACATTCCGGACCGGTTTGAGGAAGGATACGGGTTAAACGGGCCCGCCTTACAGCAGGCGAAAGAAAATGGGTTCCAGCTTGTCATTACGGTGGATAACGGTATCGCGGCGGTGGAAGAAGTTCGTTTGGCAAACGAGCTGGGACTTGACCTGATTGTGACTGACCACCATACGCCGCCGGAGATTTTGCCTGATGCGTATGCCATTTTAAACCCGAAACAACCGGGCTGTCCTTACCCCGATAAAATGCTGGCGGGGGTGGGCGTTGCCTTCAAATTGGCGCAGGCGCTGTTCGGTCGGCTGCCGGAAGAGTATCTCGATCTGGCCGTAATTGGAACGGTCGCCGATTTGGCCCCGCTGGTAGATGAAAACAGACTGTTTGCCGTTTACGGTTTGGAGCGAATCAATCAATCGCCGCGAGTGGGAATCAAGGCGTTGATTGATGTCAGCGGCCTGACAGACAAGCGGATCACGGCCGGCCACATCGGATTTTCATTCGGACCCAGAATCAATGCGGCCGGACGGTTGGATTCTGCCGCCAACGCAGTGGAACTGCTGATAACGGAAGAGGAGGGACGGGCGCGCTCCTTGGCCTATTTTTTGGATAAGCGCAATCAGGAGCGGCAGGAAATAAGCGCACAAATCTTTGAGGAAGCGGTGGCAGAGGTCCAGGCACACCCGGAGTGGCTGGAAAGCCGTGTGCTGGTAGTGGCCAAAGAAAATTGGAACGCCGGAGTAATTGGAATTGTCGCTTCCCGGCTGGTCGAACAGTATTACCGCCCGGTTCTGATGATTTCGCTGCAAGCGGGGGAAGGCAAGGGATCGGGACGCAGTATCGACGGATTTCATTTGTACAATGCGATGTACCAGTGCCGCGATCTGTTTGATCACTTCGGTGGTCATAAAATGGCAGCCGGATTTTCTCTTGGTGAAGAGCGGATTGGTGAACTGCGGGATCGTTTGAACCAGATCGCGGAAGCCGTTTTGACGCCAGACGATTTGCGGCCAAAAGTAAATGTGGACGCTGAAGTTGACCTGTTGGAGGTCGATACGGATCTTGTCGCATCAATCGAAAAATTGGCCCCGTTTGGATTCGGAAATCCCAGCCCGAAACTGCAATTGACCGGATTAGAGGTGGAGCGCTGCCGCGCGGTTGGACAAGATGGGGCGCATCTGCAACTGACGGTAGGGCTTGGGGCTGCCCGACTGACGGGTATTGCGTTTCGAAGAGGCGAGGAGGCGGCTCTGATCCACCGGTGGCCGCGTCTGGATCTGGTCGGGGGATTGACGATCAACGAATGGAACGGCAATCGGACGGTTCAGTTGGTAATCGACGATTGGCGGCCGAATCAAGCGCAGGTGATCGATTGCCGCCATGTGAAAGACAAACAGACGTGGCTGAATGAACAGGCGGGCACGAAAGATTTGACGGTTGTCTGTTTTCATAAGGAATCGGTAGCCGAAACGAGGCGTGCGCTGGAACAGTACCCCTGGCAGGAACCGCATCAGCAGTCTGTGCTGTTGGCTGATGGAAAAGGCGTTTTGCAGCCGGTTTATACATCCGGGAAACAGAACGGACTGTTGTCAGGGGAGTCGGATCGGCCGTTGCCGCCTGTAACCGATTTCCCTCTCTCCGGTCATATTGTGTTTTATGATCTGCCGCAAACGCTTGATCAGTATCGAAACGTGGTTGACTTGATCGGCGGCACGTACTGTTTGTATCTGCTGCACGGACAGTCAGACCGAAAGTGGCTGGAACAGCGCATTCGCCAGCATTTGCCTGACCGTCAGATGTTTGCCCGAATCTATAAGATCCTGCAAGAGTCGGGAGCCTGTACGGATGAGGAACTGCGGCGGCGGCTGCAACCTGCGTACCACGCAGCGGCCGATTTTGTTCTGTCTGTATTTGTCGAATTAGGGTTTGCAGTTCAGGAAGGGAACACGTATTATGTGAATAAAGAGAGTCCAAAACGATCATTGGAAGAATCTACGCTTTACCGGGAACGAAAGGCCGGTGTCCAATCTTATGTTGACGTTATGAGAGAGCTGCTGGATGCTTCGTCGGATCAAACGACAGCCAATCTGATGGTTCTTCTGGCGTCCCCACAAAAAAGGAGCTTACAAGCATGA
- a CDS encoding adenine phosphoribosyltransferase, with translation MNLKDKIRVISDFPEPGIRFKDITTLLQDGAAFRSAIDQMAAFARQQNADLIAGPEARGFVLAAPVAYSMGVGFIPIRKSGKLPGETVSVSYQLEYGKDKLEIHRDAIQPGQRVVIADDLLATGGTVSSTIKLVEELGGIVAGLAFMIELTYLSGREKLKNYEVFSLVQY, from the coding sequence ATGAATCTGAAAGATAAAATCCGCGTGATTTCCGATTTTCCAGAACCGGGAATCCGCTTTAAAGATATCACCACCCTATTGCAGGACGGGGCAGCGTTCCGATCCGCGATTGACCAGATGGCTGCCTTTGCACGCCAGCAAAATGCCGACTTGATTGCCGGTCCGGAAGCGCGCGGGTTCGTTTTGGCGGCGCCGGTTGCCTATTCGATGGGAGTCGGCTTTATCCCCATCCGAAAATCAGGTAAATTGCCCGGCGAAACAGTATCCGTTTCCTACCAACTTGAATATGGAAAAGATAAGCTGGAAATTCACAGGGATGCTATCCAACCGGGACAGCGGGTTGTCATCGCAGATGATCTGCTCGCCACCGGCGGAACTGTCAGCTCGACGATCAAGCTGGTGGAAGAATTAGGTGGTATAGTTGCAGGACTGGCTTTCATGATAGAATTAACGTACCTATCAGGCAGGGAGAAGTTAAAAAACTATGAAGTATTCTCACTCGTCCAATACTGA
- a CDS encoding RelA/SpoT family protein: MKYSHSSNTDQPNIEQRRESPTGIQQLIKKVDRYGSPADLELINRAYEFAKQAHQGQKRRSGEDYIIHPVAVADILADLELDAATVASALLHDVVEDTEVTEEQLTAAFGTEIRDLVDGVTKLGRLKYLSKEEQQAENLRKMFLAMSKDIRVILIKLADRLHNMRTLKHLPPEKQQRIATETLEIFAPLAHRLGISKIKFELEDIALRYMNPQQYYRIVNLMAKKRQEREQYIQDVIETIKGKLQEIEVTAEVYGRAKHIYSIYRKMTNQNKQFNEIYDLLAVRIIVDSIKDCYAILGIVHTLWKPMPGRFKDYIAMPKQNMYQSLHTTVIGPRGEPLEIQIRTWEMHRTAEYGIAAHWLYKEGKPAQDMSFVQKMGWFREILEWQQDLKDAQEFMETLKIDLFSDEVFVFTPKGAVISLPKGSVPIDFAYRIHTDIGNRTIGSKVNGKIVPLDYKLQTGDIVEILTSKSSFGPSRDWLNIVKSPQAKSKIRTWFKKETREENILKGRELLEREVKKNGLEVSEVLTEKNLSDVMVKFNFTKEDDLLASVGYGAVSPIQVMTRLLEKIRKEQPEEAPVTEFREGNRQQRKGSAGVRVRGVDNMLIRFSRCCNPVPGDEIVGFVTRGRGVSVHRVDCPNVKANDEEEEKRFLEVEWESSPAISYHVDIEVTALDRPRITIDVMNAVAETKTNIGAVQARGDKRKIATISLQITIRNVDHLHTVVERIKRVKDVYTVRRIMQ; this comes from the coding sequence ATGAAGTATTCTCACTCGTCCAATACTGATCAACCGAATATCGAACAGCGAAGAGAATCCCCCACGGGCATCCAGCAGTTGATCAAAAAGGTGGACCGTTACGGCAGTCCGGCCGATTTGGAACTGATCAACCGCGCGTATGAGTTCGCCAAACAGGCCCACCAGGGACAAAAACGCCGCTCCGGAGAGGATTACATTATCCATCCGGTAGCGGTGGCTGATATTCTCGCTGATTTGGAGCTCGACGCCGCTACGGTTGCGTCTGCTCTTCTGCATGATGTGGTGGAAGACACCGAAGTGACGGAAGAACAGCTGACAGCCGCTTTTGGCACGGAGATTCGGGATCTTGTTGACGGTGTGACAAAACTTGGACGTTTAAAATACCTGTCGAAAGAAGAACAACAGGCAGAAAACCTGCGCAAAATGTTTTTGGCGATGTCCAAAGACATCCGCGTGATCCTTATTAAACTGGCCGACCGGCTGCACAATATGCGCACGTTGAAACATCTGCCGCCGGAAAAACAGCAGCGGATTGCGACCGAAACGCTTGAGATTTTTGCGCCGTTGGCGCACCGCCTGGGGATTTCAAAAATCAAGTTTGAACTGGAAGATATTGCGCTGCGCTATATGAATCCGCAGCAATACTACCGGATTGTCAACCTGATGGCGAAAAAACGCCAGGAGCGGGAACAATACATTCAGGATGTTATTGAGACAATCAAAGGCAAGTTGCAGGAAATCGAAGTCACTGCCGAAGTGTACGGCAGGGCTAAGCATATTTACAGCATCTATCGCAAAATGACCAACCAGAACAAACAATTCAATGAAATCTACGATCTGCTGGCCGTTCGAATCATTGTGGATTCCATTAAGGATTGTTATGCGATCCTCGGCATTGTTCACACCCTGTGGAAACCGATGCCGGGACGGTTTAAAGATTATATTGCGATGCCAAAACAAAACATGTATCAAAGCTTGCATACCACCGTTATCGGACCACGCGGCGAACCGCTTGAAATCCAGATCCGTACATGGGAAATGCACCGCACCGCCGAATACGGGATTGCTGCCCACTGGCTGTATAAAGAAGGCAAACCGGCACAAGACATGTCGTTCGTGCAGAAAATGGGCTGGTTCCGTGAAATTCTCGAATGGCAGCAAGATTTGAAAGACGCTCAGGAATTCATGGAAACGTTGAAAATCGATCTGTTCTCCGACGAAGTATTCGTTTTCACACCGAAAGGAGCAGTTATCTCACTGCCGAAAGGTTCTGTTCCGATCGATTTCGCTTACCGTATCCACACGGATATAGGGAACCGCACGATAGGCTCGAAAGTAAACGGCAAAATCGTACCTCTGGATTACAAATTGCAGACAGGCGATATCGTGGAGATTCTAACCTCCAAATCGTCGTTCGGCCCCAGCCGCGATTGGCTGAACATTGTCAAATCACCGCAGGCCAAGAGCAAGATCCGCACCTGGTTCAAAAAAGAAACACGCGAAGAAAACATTCTGAAAGGCCGCGAACTGCTTGAGAGAGAAGTGAAAAAGAACGGCCTGGAGGTTTCCGAAGTACTTACTGAGAAGAATCTAAGCGACGTGATGGTCAAGTTTAATTTTACAAAAGAGGACGACCTGCTGGCCTCTGTCGGCTATGGTGCTGTCTCACCGATTCAGGTGATGACGCGGCTGTTGGAGAAAATCAGGAAAGAACAACCGGAAGAAGCTCCCGTTACGGAATTCCGGGAAGGAAACAGGCAGCAGCGAAAAGGCAGTGCGGGTGTTCGGGTACGTGGCGTCGATAATATGCTGATCCGTTTTTCCCGCTGCTGCAACCCGGTGCCGGGCGACGAGATTGTCGGTTTTGTCACCCGTGGCCGCGGCGTTTCGGTTCACCGCGTCGACTGCCCGAACGTGAAAGCGAACGATGAGGAAGAAGAAAAACGGTTCCTGGAGGTGGAATGGGAAAGTTCACCAGCTATCTCCTACCATGTCGATATCGAAGTGACAGCGCTTGACCGTCCTCGTATTACGATTGATGTGATGAACGCGGTGGCGGAAACGAAAACGAATATTGGAGCCGTACAAGCGCGCGGCGACAAACGGAAAATCGCTACCATCAGCCTGCAGATCACCATTCGCAATGTGGACCATCTGCATACGGTTGTGGAACGCATCAAGCGTGTCAAGGATGTATATACCGTGCGGAGAATCATGCAGTAA
- the dtd gene encoding D-aminoacyl-tRNA deacylase — MRMVVQRASRASVTVEGRVTGAIDCGLVVLVGVTHGDTERDADYLADKLVNLRIFENGNQKMDLSLLDIKGAVLSVSQFTLYGDCRKGRRPNFMDAAEPEAANRLYQYLNDRIRSLGVPVETGVFGAMMQVELVNDGPVTLLLDSKKLF; from the coding sequence ATGCGAATGGTCGTACAACGGGCATCGAGAGCAAGCGTCACAGTGGAAGGACGAGTGACAGGAGCGATCGATTGCGGTCTTGTCGTGCTGGTGGGTGTTACGCACGGGGATACGGAGCGGGATGCCGATTATCTGGCAGACAAGCTCGTAAATTTAAGAATCTTTGAAAATGGCAACCAGAAGATGGACCTGTCCCTGCTTGATATAAAAGGGGCCGTTCTTTCCGTGTCGCAGTTCACATTGTATGGAGACTGTCGGAAAGGAAGACGGCCCAATTTTATGGATGCGGCGGAACCCGAAGCGGCCAATCGGCTTTATCAATATCTGAACGACCGAATTCGCTCGCTCGGTGTACCGGTCGAAACAGGCGTGTTCGGCGCGATGATGCAAGTGGAACTGGTCAACGACGGACCGGTTACTCTTTTGCTCGACAGCAAGAAATTATTTTAG
- a CDS encoding iron-containing alcohol dehydrogenase codes for MKNFTFYNPTKLIFGKGQVEQLRNEIPKYGKRILLVYGGGSIKRNGLYDQITAILKDLGAAVFELSGVEPNPRLSTVHKGVDICKKEGIELLLAVGGGSVIDCTKAIAVGAKYDGDVWDIITRKASPQDAVPFGTVLTLAATGSEMNSGSVITNWETKEKIGWGSRLSFPKFSILDPVNTYTVPKDHTVYGMVDMMSHAFEQYFHHTPNTPLQDRMCESLLRTVIETAPKLLEDLQNYEYRETILYCGTMALNGILGMGAEGDWATHGIEHAVSAVYDIPHGGGLAILFPNWMKYCLDENVGRFKQMAVRVFDVDTNGKSDREVALEGIQKLREFWNRIGAPNRLADYNIDDSNIGLMAEKAISNGPLGRFKKLSKEDIAEIYRMSL; via the coding sequence ATGAAGAACTTTACCTTTTACAATCCGACAAAGCTCATCTTCGGCAAGGGACAGGTCGAACAACTCCGTAATGAAATCCCGAAATACGGAAAAAGGATTCTATTGGTGTATGGAGGAGGAAGCATTAAACGAAACGGTTTGTATGATCAGATCACAGCCATTTTGAAAGATCTGGGGGCCGCCGTTTTTGAACTGTCCGGGGTGGAACCGAACCCGCGGCTGTCAACTGTACATAAAGGGGTAGACATCTGCAAGAAAGAAGGAATTGAATTATTGCTCGCTGTAGGCGGCGGCAGTGTAATCGACTGTACAAAGGCAATCGCTGTAGGTGCAAAATATGACGGGGATGTGTGGGATATTATTACCCGTAAGGCATCCCCGCAAGACGCAGTACCTTTCGGCACGGTGCTTACGCTGGCTGCCACCGGATCGGAAATGAACTCTGGATCTGTCATAACCAATTGGGAAACCAAGGAAAAAATCGGTTGGGGAAGTCGTCTGTCTTTTCCCAAGTTCTCCATACTGGACCCGGTGAACACGTATACCGTACCAAAAGATCACACCGTATATGGAATGGTAGACATGATGTCGCACGCTTTTGAGCAGTACTTCCATCACACCCCGAATACACCACTGCAAGATCGTATGTGTGAATCTCTTTTGAGAACTGTCATAGAAACTGCGCCCAAGCTGCTCGAAGACCTGCAGAATTACGAATATCGAGAAACGATTCTGTATTGCGGAACGATGGCGTTGAACGGCATATTGGGAATGGGAGCAGAGGGGGACTGGGCCACACACGGAATTGAACATGCTGTGTCCGCCGTATATGACATTCCACACGGTGGAGGATTGGCGATTCTGTTCCCTAATTGGATGAAATACTGTCTGGATGAGAATGTGGGGCGCTTCAAACAGATGGCGGTACGGGTATTTGACGTTGACACCAATGGAAAATCGGACCGCGAAGTGGCACTCGAAGGCATCCAGAAACTGCGTGAGTTTTGGAACCGTATAGGCGCGCCAAATCGACTTGCCGATTACAACATTGACGATTCGAACATCGGCCTGATGGCAGAAAAAGCGATTAGCAACGGGCCATTGGGAAGGTTTAAGAAACTCAGCAAGGAAGACATAGCGGAAATTTACAGGATGTCGTTGTAG
- a CDS encoding methyl-accepting chemotaxis protein, translating into MFRQSNLRNRLISWFLLVALVPLLVATYFIYRASSTELVKRQETSALDYAQSVSKGMNQWLETRQSEIELAAKSEPIRSLNVPSQMNHLKMMKEQLGVYEIIMFVSANGIATASSAENLGTNYIDRDYFQKAMSGQTNLSSIIISRTTGNRIIAVASPVKNDKGEIIGVVAGTVNFEELIKQSLTNLSLVGSGGYPILVDDKQQVQIYPTKEAIGKTLDKSGLSPDLANILKKASKESGIGSYTDKGKQYLVVYTPIQKTGYGLALHIPMDSMVSTTSAITVSVSLILVIAAALVVLISFLIARSISNPIRMVADQMKLVADGNLAVEKIDLKNRDEVGRLAEDFNTMIDNLKAIIKQISSHSKQLASTSDGLRTFTSETKEASQQMAVVIDTVAEGSKTQMESTGQTVKAMEEMAIGIQRIAETSSGVSESAWSMAKGAEHGNESIQKAIRQIDSLSNSVNHSASVVKLLGERSKEIGQIVEVITGIAAQTNLLALNAAIEAARAGEQGRGFAVVADEVRKLAEQSEASANQITELIKEIQADTARSVQAMDVGISEVEAGMAAVNEAGEALNGILQAAQQVADQIQEISAASEEMSAGTEEVTASVGDVAQIAVDSANSLQVVSTSSQKQLHSIEEVSTSAQTLSQLADDLQKILAKFKL; encoded by the coding sequence ATGTTTCGTCAAAGCAACCTGCGCAACCGACTTATCTCCTGGTTTCTTCTCGTGGCTCTTGTCCCCTTGCTTGTCGCTACTTACTTCATCTACCGGGCAAGTTCCACGGAGTTAGTCAAACGACAAGAAACCTCTGCATTGGATTATGCGCAAAGCGTCTCCAAAGGAATGAACCAGTGGCTGGAAACACGCCAGTCAGAAATCGAGCTGGCAGCCAAATCGGAACCGATCCGTTCGCTTAACGTACCCAGCCAAATGAATCACCTCAAAATGATGAAGGAACAATTAGGTGTTTATGAAATCATCATGTTTGTATCCGCGAACGGCATTGCAACTGCCAGTTCGGCCGAAAACCTCGGAACCAACTATATCGACCGTGATTACTTTCAAAAGGCAATGTCCGGGCAGACGAATCTGTCATCCATCATAATCTCCCGAACAACCGGCAACCGTATTATCGCAGTGGCATCTCCTGTCAAAAATGATAAAGGAGAAATCATCGGGGTTGTAGCGGGAACGGTTAACTTTGAGGAACTTATCAAGCAATCCCTCACAAATCTGAGCCTGGTCGGTTCCGGCGGTTATCCGATTTTGGTGGATGACAAGCAGCAGGTGCAAATTTACCCGACAAAGGAAGCGATTGGTAAAACGCTTGATAAATCAGGCCTCTCCCCTGATCTGGCCAACATTCTAAAGAAAGCAAGCAAAGAATCCGGTATAGGGTCTTACACAGATAAAGGGAAACAGTATCTTGTGGTGTACACGCCGATTCAAAAAACCGGTTACGGACTTGCGCTTCATATCCCGATGGATTCGATGGTATCTACCACCAGTGCCATTACCGTAAGCGTTTCGCTGATCCTTGTAATAGCAGCTGCGCTTGTCGTTCTGATTTCCTTCCTGATCGCACGCAGCATCTCCAATCCGATCCGAATGGTCGCCGATCAGATGAAATTAGTCGCTGACGGAAATCTGGCGGTTGAAAAAATCGATCTCAAAAACCGCGATGAAGTAGGCCGTCTGGCGGAAGATTTCAACACGATGATCGATAACCTGAAAGCCATCATCAAACAAATATCGTCGCATTCCAAACAGTTGGCTTCCACTTCTGACGGATTGCGTACATTCACTTCCGAAACTAAGGAAGCCAGCCAGCAGATGGCAGTTGTCATCGATACTGTTGCGGAAGGATCAAAAACCCAGATGGAAAGCACGGGACAAACCGTTAAGGCGATGGAAGAAATGGCAATTGGCATCCAACGAATCGCGGAAACTTCTTCCGGTGTTTCCGAATCGGCGTGGAGTATGGCGAAAGGCGCTGAACACGGCAACGAATCGATTCAGAAAGCCATTCGGCAAATCGACTCCTTAAGCAATTCTGTGAATCATTCGGCTTCCGTCGTCAAACTTTTGGGAGAACGATCAAAAGAAATCGGCCAAATTGTGGAAGTGATCACCGGAATTGCAGCACAGACGAATCTTTTGGCCTTAAATGCCGCCATTGAAGCAGCCCGAGCCGGCGAACAAGGCAGAGGATTTGCTGTAGTAGCGGATGAGGTGCGCAAACTGGCGGAACAATCGGAAGCATCCGCCAATCAGATTACCGAATTGATCAAAGAAATTCAGGCAGATACAGCACGCTCCGTACAGGCGATGGATGTCGGGATTTCGGAAGTGGAGGCAGGAATGGCGGCTGTTAACGAAGCAGGCGAGGCGCTTAACGGGATTTTACAGGCCGCTCAACAAGTAGCAGATCAAATTCAGGAAATTTCCGCTGCATCTGAAGAAATGTCGGCTGGTACGGAAGAAGTCACCGCTTCTGTCGGGGATGTTGCACAAATTGCAGTCGATTCGGCAAACAGTTTACAAGTCGTGTCGACCAGTTCACAAAAACAGCTTCACTCGATCGAAGAAGTGTCCACTTCCGCTCAAACCCTGTCCCAATTAGCGGATGATCTGCAGAAGATTCTGGCCAAGTTTAAACTTTAA